The following is a genomic window from Kineosporiaceae bacterium.
GCCGTGTTGGCGCTGATCACGGCGGTGGTGGCGGCGATCGCCCTGGCGCGGGTGCGTTCGACGGCTCGGCGCGACCTGCTGTCGAAGGTGCCCGCCACCAATCGTCACGCTCGAGTCAGAGCGCGGGACGTGGCGGCAGCCCGGGGCCTGCACCGGTTCGTCGGGTTCATCGGCCTCACCGTGTTGGGGTGGTTCGCCGTCCTGACCGTGCCGGTGATCGTCGCCGGGGCGGCGGTGACGGTCTGCCGGGCGCCGATGACCGTGTGCCAGGCGGTGCCTCGGTGGGGGGTCTGGTACGACGTGCTGACCTGGTTCGGCTGGCCCGACACCCCGCGGCCCGCGGTGGTGGTGATCGGGGCGAAGCTGGCGGTGCTGCTGCTCGGTGGGCTCACGCTGGTGATCGGCCTGACCTACCGCAAGCCGACCTTCCGCCGCTCGCTGGGGGTGCTCTGGGACATCGCCACGTTCTGGCCCCGCGGCGCCCACCCGTTCGCGCCGCCCTGCTACGCCGAACGTGCTGTGCCGCAACTGGTCACGCGCATCGAGGCGTTCGAGCGGACTCCGATGGTGCTGGCCGGCCACAGCCAGGGGAGCCTGCTGTGCGCGGCGACCATCGCCCAGCTGTCCCCGCAGCGGCGACAGCATGTCGCCCTGCTCACCATGGGCTCCCAGCTGACTCGGCTCTACGGCCGCACCTTCCCGGCGTTCTTCGGCCGTGACGCCCGCGAACGCCTGGCCGAGATGCTCGGTGGTGATCGTCGGCACGGGTGGTCCGGAGTGCGCTGGCGCAGCCTCCACCGCGACACCGACTACCTCGGCTGGCCGATCAGCGGTAGCGCCACGTCCGGCGAGCTCGTCGGTGAGCTGGACGTCGCGATCGGGGGGCGCCCGGATGAGGACGCGTTGGGTCGGGTGGTGGATCGCGGCGTGCTCGACCCGTGTGACCTGAACCCGCGACACGGCAGCGGGTTGCGGCCGAACCCACCGGGGGAGGTGGTGGACCCGCCGATCAGGGGACACAGTGACTATCCGATGAGCCCGACCTTCATCGAGGTGCGCGACGAACTCGTGAAGATGCTGCCGGACGGCGCTGCGTCGTGGCCGGCCCCGGCCTCCCCGGTGAGGTGGATGGTCCGCGAGGGCCGAGACGTGGCCCTCGCGGCACCCTCAGGAATTCCCGCCCCGGTTCGAGGCCAACCTCCACCGTTCGGATGATTCACGTGGTGTGCGTCACAGTGGCAAGGCCGTCGAGGCCTTGACCGCCTTCATGGTGACCAGGCTCTTCATCGACGCGACGCCCGGCAGTTCGCCCAGGCGCCGGGTGTAGAGCTGTTGGTAGGCGTCCAGGTCCTTGACGGCGACGGTGAGCAGGTAGTCGGCCTCGCCGGCGATGAGATAGCAGGCCAGGACGTCGTCCAGCTCGCTCACGGCCCGCTCGAAGGCCTCGAGGGTCTCCTGGCGCTGCGAGGTCAGGCTGACCATGACCATGACGTGCAACGAGCGGTGCAGCTTGGCCGCATCGAGCACGGCGGTGTAGCCCGTGATGTAGCCGGCCTGTTCGAGGGCCTTGACCCGGCGCAGGCATGGTGAGGGCGACAAGCGCACCTGCTTGGCCAACTCGGCATTGGTCAACCGGCCGTCCTGCTGCAGGAGGCGCAGAATGGCGCGGTCGATCTGGTCCAGGCGCGCCATCTCGGTTGGCTGCGGCATGTTCGACCCCCCATATGCAGGATTCGTGGTAGATGATGCCATCCGAGCCGCTGTTGTGGGGTGTCTATGGCACCACCTGCGGCGGATTCGTCACTAAGCTGCCGCCATCGAAATCTCGGGGTCGAGCAGCGGAGGTCGCTGCACCGGGACGAAAGGATGATCGTCATGAAGGTTGGCGTTCCTCGCGAGGTCAAGAACCAGGAGTACCGGGTGGGCATCACGCCCGTCGGGGTGGCCGAACTGGTCGCTCACGGGCACGAGGTGCTGATCGAGCGGAACGCCGGCGTCGGCTCGGCGATCACGGACGCCGACTTCGTGGCGCAGGGCGCGACGATCATCGACTCGGCCGATGACCTGTGGGCTGCCAGCGACATGGTGATGAAGGTCAAGGAGCCGATCGCGAGTGAGTACCACCGGCTGCGTGAGGGTCTGGTGTTGTACACCTACCTGCACCTGGCCGCCGATCAGCCGCTGACCGAAGAGCTGATGAAGCGCAAGGTCACCTCCATCGCCTACGAGACGGTGCA
Proteins encoded in this region:
- a CDS encoding Lrp/AsnC family transcriptional regulator, whose translation is MARLDQIDRAILRLLQQDGRLTNAELAKQVRLSPSPCLRRVKALEQAGYITGYTAVLDAAKLHRSLHVMVMVSLTSQRQETLEAFERAVSELDDVLACYLIAGEADYLLTVAVKDLDAYQQLYTRRLGELPGVASMKSLVTMKAVKASTALPL